TCGTCCCGAGGGAGATAGGGAACGTTCCAGGTAGGCCTTCGGGGCGGAAAACTGCGATCATTGGGAGGTGAGCACCATCATCGCGCGCAGGTACAAGCTCGTCTCACGCGTCGGCCAAGGGGCGACCGGCGTCGTCTGGCGCGCATACGACCTGCTGCTGGAGCGAGAGGTGGCCCTCAAGGAGATACTCCTGCCACCCGGGGCCGCCGCGGCCGAGCAGCGGCGGCGGGTGGTCAGGGAGGCGCGCATGGCGGCGCGGCTGAGCCACCGGGGCATCGTGACGGTGCACAACCTCACCGAGGAGTCCGAGCGCCTCTGGATCGTCATGGAGTTCCTGGAGGCGCTGACGCTGCACGACACGCTCGTGCAGGCCGGCCCGCTCCCGGTGGACCTGGTGGCGGCGATGGGATGCCGCCTGCTGGAGGCGTTGCGGCACGCGCACGACGGCGGGGTGATCCACCGTGACATCAAGCCCGCCAACATCATGCTGACCGGCGACCGGGTGGTGCTGGCCGACTTCGGCTTCGCCGCGCCGGAGGGCGCGGCGACGACCTCGACACGGGGCACCCCGGCGTTCATCGCGCCGGAGGCGCTGCAGGGCAGGGGCGGCACCCGCGAGGCGGACATGTGGTCGTTCGGCGCGACGCTGTACATGGCGGTGGAGGGCAGGACCCCGTTCCGTACGGTGAACTCGATGGCGGCGCTGGTGGCGGCGCTGCGCGAACCGCCGCGCGCGCCGAAGCGGGCGGGCGCCCTGGAGCCGGTGCTGCGGGGGCTGCTGCGCAAGGATCCCCGGGCGCGGCTGAGTGCCGAGCGGACCTCGAAGATGCTCGAGGACGTGCGCTGCTTCAGCGCGGCCTGAGGCCGTCCACGGGCGTTTCCGAAGCGCGGTCGCCGGCCCCAGGGCAGCTTTCCTGATTCCGTAATCAGGATTTACGGACACGGAATAAAATTCCATCGTGCTCGTGCGTCTAAATCGTTACAGAGAATCACCATAGGTAATCACATAGTGCACCGTCCCAGGTGGAAATATGAATCAGCTGAGGGGCCCGGCTTCTATGTGCAGCAGGTGATTCATGGGAACAGATGCGGGAAAGGCACGCTTACTAGGTGATCGCTATCACTTGACCTCGCAGATCGGGCGGGACGGCGTGGGCACGGTGTGGCGGGCCCACGACTCCCTGCTCAGGCGGAATGTGGC
This region of Streptosporangium sp. NBC_01495 genomic DNA includes:
- a CDS encoding serine/threonine-protein kinase encodes the protein MSTIIARRYKLVSRVGQGATGVVWRAYDLLLEREVALKEILLPPGAAAAEQRRRVVREARMAARLSHRGIVTVHNLTEESERLWIVMEFLEALTLHDTLVQAGPLPVDLVAAMGCRLLEALRHAHDGGVIHRDIKPANIMLTGDRVVLADFGFAAPEGAATTSTRGTPAFIAPEALQGRGGTREADMWSFGATLYMAVEGRTPFRTVNSMAALVAALREPPRAPKRAGALEPVLRGLLRKDPRARLSAERTSKMLEDVRCFSAA